One window of the Pseudarthrobacter sp. ATCC 49987 genome contains the following:
- a CDS encoding CpaF family protein, with translation MKLSERLRTAEGTLPPAPAPAAHPAPPQPAARPEPAAARAAAVELRKAAVAVPPVFAEPAETYRSKAQQPVDVFAALKQRAATALFERMGSRFNDSAVKEDDLRTSAREELIRIIDAEQVPLSVEERSRLVQDVADDVLGYGPLQRLLDDPAVTEIMVNCMDQIYVERHGKLTLTESRFSSEDHLRKVIERIVSKVGRRIDESSPLVDARLEDGSRVNAVIPPLAVGGSSLTIRKFSKVPLTVRNLIEFGTLTPEMAELLNACVKAKLNIIVSGGTGTGKTTLLNVLSSFLPDDERIVTIEDAVELQIQQRHVVRLESRPPNTEGKGEVTIRELLRNSLRMRPDRIVVGEVRGGESLDMLQAMNTGHDGSLSTVHSNSPRDAVARLETLVLMAGMDLPLRAIREQIASAVNLIVQISRLRDGTRRITHVTEVQGMEGDIVTLQDAFVFDYSAGVDAHGRFLGKPVPTGIRPRFIDRFEDLGIYVSPSVFAAPLTAAGRV, from the coding sequence ATGAAGCTCTCCGAACGGCTCCGCACCGCCGAGGGCACACTGCCCCCGGCCCCCGCACCTGCCGCGCACCCCGCGCCGCCGCAGCCGGCGGCCCGGCCCGAGCCGGCGGCGGCACGTGCCGCCGCCGTCGAACTCCGGAAGGCCGCCGTCGCGGTTCCGCCGGTTTTCGCCGAACCGGCGGAGACGTACCGGTCGAAGGCCCAGCAGCCGGTCGATGTCTTCGCGGCCCTCAAGCAACGCGCCGCGACCGCCCTCTTCGAGCGGATGGGGAGCCGGTTCAACGACTCCGCCGTCAAGGAGGACGACCTCCGCACCTCGGCGAGGGAGGAGCTGATCCGGATCATCGACGCCGAGCAGGTCCCCCTCTCTGTCGAGGAACGCTCCCGCCTCGTCCAGGACGTAGCCGATGATGTTCTCGGTTACGGCCCCCTGCAGCGGCTACTGGACGACCCCGCCGTCACGGAAATCATGGTCAACTGCATGGACCAGATTTATGTCGAACGGCACGGCAAGCTGACCCTGACCGAATCCCGGTTCAGCTCCGAAGACCACCTGCGCAAAGTGATCGAGCGGATCGTCTCCAAGGTGGGCCGCCGCATCGACGAGTCCTCGCCGCTCGTGGACGCGCGCCTCGAGGACGGTTCCCGCGTCAACGCCGTGATCCCCCCGCTTGCCGTGGGCGGCTCCTCGCTGACCATCAGAAAGTTCAGCAAGGTGCCGCTGACGGTCCGGAACCTCATCGAGTTCGGCACCCTGACCCCGGAAATGGCCGAACTTCTCAACGCCTGCGTCAAGGCGAAGCTGAACATCATCGTCTCCGGCGGCACCGGCACCGGCAAGACGACGCTGCTTAATGTGCTCTCCTCCTTCCTGCCCGACGACGAGCGGATCGTCACCATCGAGGACGCCGTGGAACTCCAGATCCAGCAGCGTCACGTGGTCCGGCTCGAAAGCCGTCCGCCCAACACCGAAGGCAAGGGCGAAGTGACCATCCGTGAACTGCTGCGCAACTCGCTGCGTATGCGCCCGGACCGGATCGTGGTGGGTGAGGTCCGCGGCGGCGAATCGCTGGACATGCTCCAGGCCATGAACACCGGCCACGATGGTTCCCTCTCCACGGTCCACTCGAACTCGCCGCGCGACGCCGTCGCACGCCTCGAAACCCTCGTGCTGATGGCCGGCATGGACTTGCCGCTGCGGGCGATCCGGGAACAGATCGCCTCCGCCGTCAACCTGATCGTCCAGATTTCCCGCCTCCGCGACGGCACCCGCCGGATCACCCACGTCACCGAGGTCCAGGGCATGGAAGGGGACATCGTCACGCTGCAGGACGCGTTCGTCTTCGACTACTCGGCCGGCGTCGACGCCCACGGCCGCTTCCTCGGCAAACCGGTCCCCACCGGAATCCGCCCCCGCTTCATTGACCGCTTCGAGGATCTGGGCATCTACGTCTCCCCCAGCGTATTTGCCGCCCCGCTGACCGCGGCCGGAAGGGTGTGA
- the cpaB gene encoding Flp pilus assembly protein CpaB — protein MKSRLLAGVAALVLAILGALLVVSYAQGADSRAVQGLDPVSVLVVKKAVPAGTTVAALAAFVASEELPGKAVTKSALKNLDGQAGKVTAVELLPGEQLVAERLVAPEALKSSGSVAVPEGLQEISFQVDPQRVVGGKVTPGDYVGVFISMKSGGIEAKPDKETTQLSIHKVLVTGVQRAPVAAPTPQPSASGPAAGPVEDTSLPTGMLLLTVAVNDVNAAKIVFASEFATLWLSKEPLNAKESGPGIMQKSEVYK, from the coding sequence TTGAAGTCACGCTTGTTGGCCGGCGTCGCCGCCCTTGTCCTGGCGATACTCGGGGCGCTGCTGGTGGTCAGCTATGCCCAGGGCGCCGACTCCAGGGCGGTTCAGGGGCTGGACCCGGTCTCCGTCCTCGTCGTCAAGAAGGCCGTGCCCGCAGGCACCACGGTTGCAGCCCTGGCGGCCTTCGTGGCGAGCGAGGAACTGCCCGGCAAGGCTGTCACCAAGTCAGCGCTGAAAAACCTGGACGGCCAGGCCGGGAAGGTAACCGCGGTGGAGCTGTTGCCCGGCGAGCAGCTCGTTGCGGAACGGCTGGTCGCACCGGAAGCACTCAAGTCCAGCGGCAGCGTGGCAGTGCCGGAGGGACTGCAGGAGATCTCCTTCCAGGTTGATCCCCAGCGCGTCGTCGGCGGCAAGGTCACCCCCGGAGACTACGTCGGCGTGTTCATCTCCATGAAGAGCGGCGGCATTGAAGCCAAGCCGGACAAGGAAACCACCCAGCTGTCCATCCACAAGGTTCTGGTGACCGGAGTGCAGCGGGCCCCGGTGGCCGCCCCCACCCCGCAGCCCTCGGCCAGCGGCCCGGCCGCCGGCCCGGTGGAGGACACCTCGCTGCCCACCGGCATGTTGCTTTTGACCGTGGCCGTCAACGACGTCAATGCCGCAAAGATTGTTTTCGCCTCCGAATTCGCCACCCTGTGGTTGAGCAAGGAACCGCTCAATGCCAAGGAGAGCGGCCCCGGAATCATGCAGAAGAGCGAGGTTTACAAATGA
- a CDS encoding AAA family ATPase, giving the protein MSRFVLITPNTDFDSRVRQALAGGLQGGLQTFAFVNPSDPGELFANLNQERPEVLILGPDMPVEDALRLATVFDVQLPELSVILVGEPDPAFILLAMRAGIRDILSPDADPAQIRMLLERACQSYTSRSRTSTVQQAEGPKGLVIGVFSPKGGVGKTTIATNIAIGLGKVAPMGVVIVDLDLQFGDVASGLYLNPEHTVMDAVSTAASHDSLVLKAFLTVHPSNIYALCAPRSPEEADDITPQQVSRLLEQLAEQFQYVVVDTAPGLPEVGLAAMEQCTDVVWVTAMDVPSIRGLRSGLGILRRLDLLPETRHVVLNMADSKSGLSVQDVEATIGAPVDVSIPRSKAVAFSTNRGIPVLQDGRKDPAVKGLKQLVARFDPAWRATAQKKLHRRVVV; this is encoded by the coding sequence ATGAGCCGCTTTGTCCTGATCACCCCCAACACCGACTTCGACTCCCGCGTCCGCCAAGCCCTGGCCGGCGGGCTCCAAGGCGGGCTGCAGACCTTCGCGTTCGTCAACCCGTCGGACCCCGGCGAGCTGTTCGCAAACCTCAACCAGGAGCGTCCCGAGGTGCTTATCCTGGGGCCGGACATGCCGGTCGAGGACGCCCTGCGACTCGCCACTGTGTTCGATGTGCAGCTGCCGGAGCTCAGCGTAATCCTTGTCGGCGAGCCGGACCCCGCTTTCATCCTGCTCGCCATGCGCGCCGGCATTCGGGACATCCTCAGCCCGGACGCGGATCCGGCCCAGATCCGCATGCTGCTGGAGCGGGCCTGCCAGTCCTACACAAGCCGGAGCCGGACCTCAACCGTCCAACAGGCCGAGGGACCCAAAGGCCTGGTCATCGGTGTCTTCTCCCCCAAGGGCGGCGTCGGCAAGACCACCATCGCCACCAACATCGCCATCGGCCTGGGCAAGGTCGCCCCGATGGGCGTCGTTATTGTCGACCTGGACCTGCAGTTCGGGGACGTGGCTTCCGGACTCTATCTGAACCCGGAGCACACCGTCATGGATGCGGTCTCGACCGCCGCCAGCCACGACTCCCTGGTGCTCAAGGCGTTCCTGACCGTCCACCCCAGCAACATCTATGCCCTCTGCGCACCGCGGAGCCCGGAGGAAGCCGACGACATCACCCCACAACAGGTCTCCCGGCTCCTCGAGCAACTCGCGGAACAGTTCCAGTACGTCGTGGTGGACACCGCTCCCGGCCTGCCCGAGGTAGGCCTGGCCGCCATGGAGCAGTGCACGGACGTCGTCTGGGTCACGGCCATGGACGTTCCGAGTATCCGGGGGCTCCGCTCGGGCCTCGGAATCCTGCGCCGGCTGGACCTGTTGCCGGAAACCCGCCATGTTGTCCTGAACATGGCCGATTCCAAGTCCGGGCTTAGCGTTCAGGACGTGGAGGCCACCATCGGTGCACCCGTGGATGTCAGCATCCCCCGCTCCAAAGCCGTGGCGTTCTCCACGAACCGCGGCATTCCGGTCCTGCAGGATGGCCGCAAGGACCCTGCCGTCAAAGGGCTCAAGCAACTTGTGGCGAGGTTCGATCCTGCGTGGCGGGCCACGGCGCAAAAGAAGCTGCACCGCCGGGTGGTGGTTTAG